In a genomic window of Alkalihalobacillus sp. TS-13:
- a CDS encoding DMT family transporter gives MNAKAFMMALTTVVIWGSTFAAIRASLHGGYTAGHLVFTRYFIASMIFIVLALLPGIRIRVPDKKDLVKIMLLGFVGITLYNIGVTFGELTVSAGTAGMLIGSTPVFTALIAVLVLKEHPGAAGWIGLSIGFIGIILITLGTSGSSFSISQGALLVLMAAIATSVFFVFQKSLHYRYTPLELTAYFTWAGTLPFVIFTPGLFESIQQATLEANLSALYTGIFPAAIAYITWATALSLGRASTVTSMLYVEPVIAIFVAWLWLNEWPSTLSLIGGIVAISGVVVVNGLGKKHRNISKKAA, from the coding sequence ATGAACGCAAAAGCATTTATGATGGCACTTACAACAGTCGTCATTTGGGGATCGACGTTCGCTGCGATTCGTGCAAGTTTACATGGTGGCTATACGGCAGGGCATCTAGTGTTCACACGTTATTTTATTGCATCAATGATCTTCATCGTTCTGGCACTTTTGCCGGGGATCCGGATCCGTGTCCCAGATAAAAAGGATCTTGTCAAAATAATGCTGCTCGGATTCGTCGGCATCACCCTTTACAATATTGGCGTAACATTTGGGGAACTGACCGTATCTGCAGGAACGGCTGGAATGTTGATCGGATCGACACCTGTATTCACCGCTTTGATTGCAGTACTTGTTTTAAAAGAACATCCTGGAGCCGCTGGATGGATAGGACTTAGCATCGGCTTCATCGGCATTATTTTAATTACTTTAGGTACTTCAGGCTCCTCCTTCAGTATTTCGCAAGGCGCCTTATTGGTACTGATGGCAGCGATTGCAACATCTGTTTTTTTCGTTTTTCAAAAGTCACTTCACTACCGATATACGCCGCTTGAATTGACTGCTTATTTTACATGGGCAGGGACCTTGCCATTTGTCATTTTCACCCCAGGTCTTTTCGAATCGATTCAACAGGCGACGCTCGAAGCAAACTTATCAGCGCTTTATACAGGAATATTTCCCGCAGCTATTGCGTATATCACATGGGCGACCGCCCTTTCATTAGGACGAGCAAGCACTGTGACGAGTATGCTTTATGTTGAGCCGGTGATCGCGATTTTCGTTGCATGGCTCTGGTTGAACGAATGGCCGAGCACGCTTTCCTTGATCGGTGGTATCGTTGCAATTTCTGGTGTTGTCGTCGTAAATGGTTTAGGGAAGAAACATAGGAACATATCCAAAAAAGCAGCCTGA
- a CDS encoding STAS domain-containing protein yields MSLVLQEGEQITKFLEKHKEAIEENLLTEADNVRDKIEEIQMIGNINLLENAHRLIGYVVNQETEKLVAFAKQEGIVWAKYSMTLTFKLDWVHAIRRTLWSFLYQYDKSLNKSDCREEFYSTERTVNEHIDLFLNNFFISYSTFKDKLLEREKKLVENLSVQIIPINASTAIFPLIGAIDEFRSETIEDKVLEEVSRGRIETLIIDLSGVAQMESDVTHHLLKVIDGISLMGCKAIITGMRADIASKMVKEGLSFRDKAEVRGNLQQAISANLVGDN; encoded by the coding sequence TTGAGTTTAGTTTTACAAGAAGGAGAGCAAATTACAAAATTCCTTGAAAAACATAAAGAAGCAATCGAGGAAAACTTACTCACGGAAGCCGATAATGTAAGAGATAAGATTGAGGAAATCCAGATGATCGGGAACATCAATCTTTTGGAAAATGCACATAGACTCATCGGTTATGTCGTCAATCAAGAAACTGAGAAATTAGTTGCTTTCGCAAAACAGGAAGGCATAGTCTGGGCAAAGTATTCGATGACCTTGACGTTCAAATTGGACTGGGTGCATGCAATCCGTAGAACATTGTGGAGTTTCCTCTATCAATATGACAAATCACTTAATAAATCCGATTGTCGAGAAGAATTCTATTCAACGGAAAGAACGGTCAATGAACATATCGATCTTTTCCTGAACAATTTCTTTATAAGCTATTCCACGTTCAAAGATAAATTGCTTGAAAGAGAAAAGAAATTGGTAGAAAATCTATCTGTTCAAATCATACCGATCAACGCATCTACCGCTATTTTTCCATTGATTGGCGCCATTGATGAATTCCGTTCGGAAACGATAGAAGATAAAGTATTGGAAGAAGTAAGCAGAGGACGAATCGAGACCTTGATTATCGACCTTTCTGGGGTTGCGCAGATGGAATCAGATGTTACCCACCATCTTCTAAAAGTCATTGATGGTATTTCATTGATGGGATGTAAGGCGATCATTACAGGTATGCGAGCTGATATTGCCAGTAAAATGGTGAAAGAAGGACTATCGTTCAGAGATAAAGCAGAAGTCAGAGGAAACCTGCAACAAGCAATCAGTGCAAACCTCGTCGGTGATAACTGA
- a CDS encoding spore coat protein: MQQNPAQQQNRMAPSMNHGGHEMFDSHEVLSSIIGMLDQYLIYDQFVKDQELRTILYRQHSFITDLYNTIVEAFSTGQKPTHSTRVYKMQQNNDTVYGLSPGQPKKPFTSANQVNDESVSGYMLGLAKSTSSLLAMTALEMTNPVLRRVIADSVPNFIEMAYEIYLYQNKHHYYQVPQLAQQDMAQMLQSYAPAQNMQPNQYRQ, translated from the coding sequence ATGCAGCAAAATCCTGCTCAACAGCAAAATCGGATGGCACCGAGTATGAATCATGGCGGCCATGAAATGTTCGACAGCCATGAAGTTCTTTCTTCAATCATCGGCATGTTGGATCAGTACCTTATTTATGATCAATTCGTTAAGGATCAAGAGCTGCGAACGATTCTATATCGTCAGCATAGTTTTATCACCGACCTGTACAACACCATCGTCGAAGCCTTTTCGACCGGTCAAAAACCGACCCACTCGACACGTGTTTATAAAATGCAGCAAAACAACGACACGGTGTATGGACTGAGTCCTGGTCAACCGAAAAAGCCCTTCACTTCAGCAAATCAAGTGAATGATGAAAGCGTGTCAGGATACATGCTCGGTCTAGCTAAGTCTACCTCTTCTTTATTAGCAATGACCGCTTTGGAAATGACGAACCCTGTGTTAAGAAGAGTGATTGCGGACAGTGTGCCGAATTTTATTGAAATGGCCTATGAAATCTACCTATATCAGAACAAACATCACTACTATCAGGTTCCGCAGCTTGCACAACAAGATATGGCACAAATGTTGCAAAGCTATGCCCCTGCTCAAAACATGCAACCGAATCAGTACCGGCAATAG
- a CDS encoding glycerol-3-phosphate dehydrogenase/oxidase, which translates to MKPSFSSRDRIEKLEAMEQEEYDVFVIGGGITGAGVALDAATRGMKTALVDMQDFAAGTSSRSTKLVHGGLRYLKQFEIKMVAEVGKERAIVYENGPHVTTPEWMLLPIYKGGTFGKFSTSIGLLVYDFLAGVKRGERRKMLSATETLEKEPTLKKEGLKGGGYYVEYRTDDARLTIEVLKKAVEHGVNAANYVKVEDFIYENGRAVGVVLKDQLGGGTYKVRTKKIINAAGPWVDTLRDRDKSKEGKTLHLTKGIHLVFDQERFPLQQAIYFDTPDGRMVFAIPRDGKTYVGTTDTTYNENIAKPRMTNEDREYVLGAIDFMFPDLKITTEDVESSWAGLRPLIHEEGKDPSEISRKDEIFISNSGLITIAGGKLTGYRKMADSIVNLTTEQLREEGVGTYPGCNTKHLPISGGDVGGSGGFETFKKSKVEQGMKLGLKEKLAEILVQRYGSNIDPIYEIYKGLEDGDGMPKYLRAVLQYSIDEEMATKPIDFFIRRTGALFFDIEWVFKWKTPVIESMAVQLGWTDDEKQIYEVELEEHLTHSTTPMDLEDPETAI; encoded by the coding sequence ATGAAACCTTCATTTTCAAGCAGAGACCGAATAGAGAAATTAGAAGCTATGGAACAAGAAGAATACGATGTGTTCGTTATCGGAGGTGGCATTACAGGTGCTGGTGTAGCACTGGACGCTGCAACCCGAGGCATGAAAACAGCCCTTGTCGACATGCAGGATTTTGCCGCGGGAACGTCCAGCCGCTCAACAAAATTGGTGCATGGTGGACTTCGGTACCTAAAGCAGTTTGAAATCAAGATGGTTGCAGAAGTCGGTAAAGAACGCGCGATCGTCTATGAAAATGGACCACATGTCACGACGCCGGAATGGATGCTGCTGCCGATTTATAAAGGCGGGACGTTCGGAAAATTCAGCACCTCGATCGGCCTGCTGGTTTATGATTTTTTAGCAGGCGTGAAACGAGGAGAACGAAGGAAAATGCTGAGTGCTACAGAAACGCTTGAGAAAGAACCGACTTTGAAAAAGGAAGGCTTGAAGGGCGGCGGCTACTACGTCGAATACCGTACCGACGATGCCCGCCTTACGATTGAAGTTCTTAAGAAAGCAGTCGAACATGGCGTCAACGCAGCCAATTATGTAAAAGTGGAAGATTTTATCTATGAAAACGGGCGAGCTGTCGGGGTTGTCTTAAAGGATCAACTTGGTGGTGGAACATATAAGGTCCGTACGAAAAAAATCATCAATGCAGCTGGCCCTTGGGTTGATACATTGAGGGATCGCGACAAGTCGAAGGAAGGGAAGACGTTACATTTGACGAAAGGGATTCATCTCGTCTTCGACCAGGAACGTTTTCCTTTGCAGCAGGCAATCTATTTTGATACACCGGATGGACGGATGGTTTTCGCGATTCCGAGAGATGGTAAGACGTATGTGGGGACGACCGATACGACGTACAACGAAAATATCGCTAAACCAAGAATGACAAATGAAGACCGTGAGTACGTGTTAGGCGCAATCGACTTCATGTTCCCCGACTTAAAAATAACTACTGAGGATGTGGAGTCAAGCTGGGCAGGATTGCGACCGCTTATCCATGAGGAAGGAAAGGACCCGTCAGAGATCTCACGTAAAGATGAAATCTTCATTTCGAATTCTGGCTTGATCACGATTGCAGGCGGGAAATTGACAGGATACCGTAAAATGGCTGACAGCATCGTCAACCTTACTACAGAACAATTGAGGGAAGAGGGAGTCGGCACTTATCCAGGATGCAATACGAAACACTTGCCGATCTCAGGTGGTGACGTCGGCGGTTCAGGTGGATTTGAGACTTTTAAAAAATCTAAAGTTGAGCAAGGCATGAAGCTGGGACTGAAGGAAAAGCTGGCAGAAATCCTCGTCCAACGCTATGGTTCGAACATTGATCCAATTTATGAAATCTACAAAGGGTTGGAAGATGGAGATGGAATGCCGAAGTATTTACGGGCTGTTTTGCAATACAGCATAGATGAAGAAATGGCAACCAAACCGATTGATTTCTTCATCCGTCGGACCGGAGCACTCTTTTTCGATATCGAATGGGTCTTCAAGTGGAAAACGCCAGTCATCGAATCAATGGCAGTACAATTAGGCTGGACAGATGATGAGAAACAGATTTATGAGGTCGAACTTGAAGAACATCTGACCCACTCTACGACACCGATGGATCTGGAGGATCCTGAGACAGCGATTTGA
- the glpK gene encoding glycerol kinase GlpK, giving the protein MEKYILSLDQGTTSTRAILFNKEGEIVHTSQKEFTQHFPKSGWVEHNANEIWGSVLAVIAQVLSETDTKPEQIAGIGITNQRETTVVWDKNTEKPIYNAIVWQSRQTAGICDELKSKGHNETFRKKTGLLIDAYFSGTKVKWILDNVEGAREKAEAGDLMFGTIDSWMIWKMTGGKAHVTDYSNASRTLMFNIHELKWDDELLDILEVPKSMLPEVKPSSEIYGHTVEHHFFGQSIPIAGVAGDQQAALFGQACYEEGMAKNTYGTGCFMLMNTGEKAVTSDHGLLTTIAWGIDGKVEYALEGSIFVAGSAVQWLRDGLRMFKNAADSEKYAERVESTEGVYVVPAFVGLGTPYWDSDVRGAVFGITRGTSKEHFVRATLESLAYQTKDVLTAMEADSNISLKALRVDGGAVKNNFLSQFQSDVLGVPVERPVVNETTALGAAYLAGLAVGYWKDRSEIAKQWKVDRTFSNKMGEKERDSLYEGWKKAVHATMAFK; this is encoded by the coding sequence ATGGAAAAATACATTCTATCACTAGATCAGGGAACGACAAGTACACGTGCCATCCTTTTCAACAAGGAAGGCGAAATCGTCCATACTTCTCAAAAAGAATTCACACAGCACTTTCCAAAGTCCGGCTGGGTGGAACATAATGCCAACGAAATCTGGGGATCGGTCCTCGCCGTCATCGCACAAGTTTTATCCGAAACCGATACAAAGCCTGAACAGATTGCCGGCATCGGTATCACGAACCAACGGGAAACGACTGTCGTTTGGGATAAAAACACAGAAAAGCCGATCTATAACGCAATCGTCTGGCAATCCCGTCAGACTGCTGGCATTTGTGACGAACTGAAATCAAAAGGCCATAATGAGACATTCAGAAAAAAGACAGGCCTCTTGATCGACGCCTATTTTTCTGGGACTAAGGTGAAGTGGATCCTTGATAACGTTGAAGGTGCTCGTGAAAAAGCGGAAGCCGGAGACTTGATGTTCGGGACGATCGATTCCTGGATGATCTGGAAAATGACAGGCGGCAAAGCGCATGTGACGGATTATTCCAATGCATCGAGAACCTTGATGTTTAACATCCACGAATTGAAATGGGATGACGAATTGCTCGACATTCTTGAAGTACCGAAGTCGATGCTTCCAGAGGTCAAGCCATCGTCTGAAATTTACGGACATACGGTGGAACATCATTTCTTCGGTCAATCGATCCCGATCGCGGGCGTCGCGGGTGACCAACAAGCTGCGTTGTTCGGGCAAGCGTGTTATGAAGAAGGAATGGCCAAGAACACATACGGGACAGGCTGTTTCATGCTGATGAATACTGGGGAAAAAGCTGTCACATCTGATCACGGGCTGTTGACGACGATCGCCTGGGGAATCGATGGAAAGGTCGAATATGCACTTGAAGGAAGTATTTTCGTTGCCGGATCAGCAGTCCAATGGCTACGTGATGGGTTGAGAATGTTCAAGAATGCGGCTGACAGTGAAAAATATGCTGAGCGCGTGGAGTCAACGGAGGGTGTCTATGTCGTTCCTGCCTTTGTCGGACTAGGTACACCGTATTGGGACAGCGATGTAAGAGGAGCTGTCTTCGGTATCACGCGAGGGACGTCTAAAGAGCATTTTGTTAGAGCGACGCTTGAATCACTTGCGTATCAGACAAAGGATGTACTTACCGCGATGGAAGCTGATTCGAATATTTCATTAAAAGCACTCCGCGTTGACGGTGGTGCTGTGAAGAACAATTTCCTCTCCCAATTCCAAAGTGATGTATTGGGTGTGCCTGTTGAACGTCCAGTCGTGAACGAAACGACAGCTCTCGGAGCCGCATACCTGGCAGGACTTGCAGTCGGGTATTGGAAGGATCGCTCTGAGATCGCGAAGCAATGGAAAGTGGATCGCACCTTCTCGAATAAAATGGGTGAAAAAGAACGCGACTCGCTTTATGAAGGCTGGAAAAAAGCAGTCCACGCAACTATGGCTTTCAAGTAA
- a CDS encoding MIP/aquaporin family protein, whose protein sequence is MSTFMAEIMGTMILIILGGGVVGGVVLKKTKAQDSGWIVITMGWGLAVAVAVYAVGGISGAHINPAVTLGLASIGEFPWAQVPKYIIAQMIGAFLGAVIVYFHYLPHWRETEEPELKRAVFSTDPAIRHSFSNLLSEVIGTFVLLLGLLAIGANEFTEGLNPLIVGFLIVAIGLSLGGTTGYAINPARDLGPRIAHFVLPIVGKGSSDWGYAWIPIVGPILGGVFGALFYKRMFLGIDSLAFWIVGALILLVLSAAYMTSEKEVPVKEKASPARLKETIQ, encoded by the coding sequence ATGTCGACATTTATGGCAGAAATCATGGGTACGATGATTTTGATCATTTTAGGAGGTGGCGTAGTCGGTGGTGTCGTATTAAAGAAGACAAAGGCACAAGATTCCGGCTGGATCGTCATTACAATGGGATGGGGGCTTGCAGTGGCAGTTGCGGTTTACGCTGTTGGTGGAATCAGCGGGGCACATATCAATCCTGCTGTTACACTCGGCCTTGCCTCAATCGGGGAATTCCCATGGGCTCAAGTACCGAAATACATCATAGCTCAGATGATCGGAGCCTTCCTTGGGGCGGTCATCGTTTACTTCCATTATCTGCCGCATTGGAGAGAAACGGAAGAACCAGAATTGAAACGGGCTGTCTTTTCAACAGACCCTGCAATCAGGCATTCTTTTTCGAATCTATTAAGTGAGGTCATCGGGACTTTTGTCCTTTTGCTCGGATTGCTCGCGATTGGGGCGAATGAATTCACTGAAGGACTGAATCCGTTGATTGTCGGATTTTTGATAGTCGCCATCGGACTATCACTTGGCGGTACGACGGGTTATGCAATCAATCCAGCTCGTGACTTAGGCCCGAGAATCGCACATTTTGTATTACCGATTGTCGGGAAAGGATCATCAGACTGGGGATATGCATGGATCCCAATCGTCGGTCCGATCTTGGGCGGGGTATTCGGTGCCCTGTTTTATAAAAGGATGTTCCTTGGTATCGATTCGCTAGCCTTCTGGATCGTAGGAGCGCTGATTCTACTCGTGTTATCAGCAGCCTACATGACAAGTGAAAAAGAAGTACCAGTAAAAGAGAAAGCATCTCCAGCAAGACTTAAAGAAACCATCCAATAA
- a CDS encoding glycerol-3-phosphate responsive antiterminator, whose amino-acid sequence MAINQKILPAIRNMKDFEKLLESNYEYLVLLDSHISQLKSLSKTTKHHGKKLLVHVDLIQGLKNDDHAAEFLAQEFKVDGLISTRASVILTAKKKGLLAIQRLFLLDSSALKKSYSLLEKTKPDYIEVLPGIMPPIITEVHENTGIPILAGGLIRTIDDVERALDAGATAVTTSRTELWKHL is encoded by the coding sequence ATGGCGATCAATCAGAAAATCCTTCCTGCAATCCGAAATATGAAGGATTTTGAGAAATTATTGGAAAGCAATTATGAATATCTTGTGTTGCTGGATAGTCACATCAGCCAGTTGAAGAGTCTCTCTAAGACAACTAAGCACCATGGGAAGAAGCTGCTTGTCCATGTGGACCTGATCCAGGGTTTGAAAAATGACGACCATGCTGCTGAATTCCTTGCACAGGAATTCAAAGTGGATGGCCTCATTTCTACGAGAGCGAGTGTCATTCTGACCGCGAAGAAAAAAGGACTTCTCGCGATCCAAAGGCTGTTTCTCCTCGACTCAAGTGCCTTGAAAAAGAGCTATTCATTGCTTGAAAAAACGAAGCCGGACTATATCGAAGTCCTTCCGGGCATTATGCCTCCAATTATTACGGAGGTTCATGAAAATACAGGAATTCCCATTTTAGCAGGTGGCTTGATCCGGACGATCGATGATGTGGAAAGAGCTCTGGATGCTGGTGCGACAGCGGTCACGACCTCGAGGACGGAGCTTTGGAAACATTTGTAA
- a CDS encoding M36 family metallopeptidase: MKKRSLLTVLSLTLLAGQVLMTSGGNAAQSTGSINETDEHHHSIVEDVRDAADRVLPTEVQLEAADTLIKNAGAGTKIEWNSLFGTPSTIIKERGYLTEGSNEDAETVASNWLKENAALFGLSSAEIDTLNVIRDYAMKDTGLHPVTFQQTFDGIESVYGGRIIVAVNKDGKILSVTSNVSRSKSVAGDFVLSSADALKKAVELEAGDLEYKPESLGTEHGWDVFDGGDVLPAKQRVKKATFVTSDGVRPAYRVLFIEELNEGYELVIDAETGERLYKRSLVDYLLEPEGLIFENYPGAAQGGNQVVKSFKGDPDASPQGWLLPGTDLGVTTFGNNANSFANWSNFLVPVDQAVRPVAPTGEFSFTFKNSWQETEGQTVPPSYADDLNSAATNLFYHHNLFHDYYYNLGWVEEAGNMQYSNFGKGGVDGDAILGLVQAGAVSGGAPTYTGRDNAYMLTLPDGIPAWSGMFLWEPIAGAFEGEYADGDFDAGIIYHEYSHALSNRLVAGGEALGSHQSGSMGEGWGDWYGMHYLVKNGLQEKPVVGAYVTGNDERGIRSYSLDDAPYNYGDIGYDIVGPEVHSDGDIWAAILWHMREELIERYGKEEGESVAEHLVIDAMPISVPDPSMKDMRTAIIAADFERYDGEHYDALWTAFAQRGLGADAQSNGGDDTDPVPAFNHPDGERNGQLVGKVINASTNQPISDARIMIGEFEARTTPVSITGEKGSFATYMVGGTYDITIQAKGFGSRTIRDVEIKPGEKNRLAFELSPNVASSFNGAAINSVSGESDSNPVKLAIDDTEASVYASDTQENGFKGSEFVVDLAGDKAVDVSHIQVSAAKDVSANRFATLKNFSVQASVDGENWTTVARDAFDAQKPRPTIADLHYRGFDLEEPVQAKYLKFVAHSAQDNSKGYVQVAELQAFSEGKAKIEPIVEEPTEPFVTEGTVQAGNAGTGIGSLAGVPATLAVTENEFVTTQNPEPASQGVDGYVVSLPEEFGDGIHNFMLEGSSESDYDYDVYFYNGNFELIGGVATAGANETGVIPGGTKYVYVGLYSGANVPFTFTATSPY, from the coding sequence TTGAAAAAACGAAGTCTACTAACTGTGTTAAGTCTAACATTGCTCGCAGGACAGGTCCTTATGACAAGTGGTGGAAATGCAGCACAATCCACTGGCTCGATAAATGAAACAGATGAACATCATCATTCCATTGTGGAAGATGTCCGTGATGCTGCGGATCGGGTTTTACCAACGGAAGTCCAGCTTGAAGCAGCAGATACACTCATCAAGAATGCTGGTGCTGGAACGAAGATTGAATGGAACAGTCTCTTCGGAACTCCCTCTACCATCATAAAAGAAAGGGGCTATCTTACAGAGGGTTCGAATGAGGATGCAGAAACCGTAGCAAGTAACTGGCTGAAAGAGAATGCGGCGCTTTTCGGTTTATCTTCAGCAGAAATTGATACGCTGAATGTGATCCGAGACTATGCAATGAAAGACACAGGACTTCACCCGGTGACATTCCAGCAGACGTTTGATGGAATCGAATCGGTTTATGGGGGACGGATCATTGTCGCTGTCAATAAAGACGGTAAAATTTTATCGGTAACAAGCAACGTGAGCCGATCGAAATCGGTTGCTGGAGACTTCGTCCTTTCTTCGGCCGACGCGCTGAAAAAAGCAGTCGAACTTGAAGCAGGAGATTTAGAGTACAAACCTGAATCTCTTGGAACGGAACATGGCTGGGACGTTTTCGATGGCGGTGACGTCCTTCCTGCAAAACAACGGGTTAAAAAAGCCACATTTGTAACGTCTGATGGAGTCCGCCCAGCTTACCGTGTCCTTTTCATTGAAGAGCTGAATGAAGGGTACGAGCTTGTTATAGATGCAGAAACTGGTGAACGGCTTTACAAACGTTCCCTTGTCGACTATTTGCTGGAACCAGAGGGTTTGATTTTTGAAAATTATCCTGGAGCAGCACAAGGTGGCAACCAAGTTGTCAAATCGTTCAAAGGAGATCCGGATGCCTCCCCACAAGGCTGGCTTCTTCCGGGTACAGATCTCGGTGTGACGACATTCGGAAACAACGCGAATTCATTTGCGAACTGGAGCAACTTTCTGGTTCCTGTCGATCAAGCCGTACGACCGGTTGCACCGACTGGCGAATTCAGTTTCACTTTTAAAAATTCATGGCAGGAAACCGAAGGTCAGACCGTTCCTCCATCTTACGCTGATGATCTCAACAGCGCAGCGACCAACTTGTTTTACCATCATAACCTGTTCCATGATTACTACTACAATCTAGGATGGGTTGAAGAGGCAGGTAACATGCAATATTCGAACTTCGGAAAAGGCGGTGTCGACGGGGACGCGATCCTTGGTCTGGTCCAGGCTGGCGCAGTATCTGGCGGTGCACCGACTTATACTGGCCGGGACAATGCTTACATGCTGACATTGCCGGATGGAATTCCTGCATGGAGCGGCATGTTCCTATGGGAACCGATTGCCGGTGCTTTTGAAGGTGAATATGCAGATGGGGACTTTGATGCTGGTATCATCTATCATGAATACTCCCATGCGTTGTCGAATCGTCTCGTAGCTGGGGGCGAAGCGCTCGGCAGCCACCAATCCGGTTCCATGGGCGAAGGCTGGGGAGACTGGTACGGTATGCACTATCTCGTTAAAAATGGATTGCAGGAGAAACCTGTCGTCGGCGCTTATGTGACTGGCAACGATGAGCGCGGGATCCGCAGCTATTCCCTTGACGATGCCCCGTATAACTACGGAGATATTGGGTATGACATCGTCGGTCCTGAAGTCCACTCTGACGGGGACATATGGGCAGCGATCTTATGGCATATGAGAGAAGAATTGATTGAACGGTACGGTAAAGAAGAGGGTGAATCCGTTGCGGAACATTTGGTCATTGATGCGATGCCGATTTCAGTACCGGATCCATCGATGAAGGATATGCGGACAGCGATCATTGCAGCAGACTTCGAGCGTTATGACGGCGAGCATTATGATGCATTGTGGACTGCTTTCGCGCAACGAGGACTAGGTGCTGACGCTCAATCAAACGGAGGAGATGATACGGATCCAGTTCCTGCATTCAATCACCCGGATGGCGAGCGTAACGGACAGCTTGTCGGTAAAGTGATCAATGCATCTACGAATCAACCAATCTCGGATGCTCGCATTATGATTGGAGAGTTCGAGGCACGCACAACCCCTGTCTCCATTACAGGTGAAAAAGGTAGTTTTGCAACGTATATGGTGGGAGGTACCTATGACATCACCATCCAGGCCAAAGGATTCGGTTCACGAACAATCCGTGATGTCGAAATCAAGCCTGGCGAGAAAAATCGATTAGCGTTCGAATTATCGCCGAACGTTGCTTCCTCCTTCAATGGTGCAGCGATAAACAGTGTGTCTGGTGAATCCGATAGTAATCCTGTCAAACTCGCGATCGACGATACAGAAGCTAGTGTTTACGCATCAGATACGCAGGAAAATGGATTCAAAGGTTCAGAGTTTGTCGTTGATCTGGCTGGAGATAAAGCCGTCGATGTGTCCCATATCCAGGTGAGTGCTGCGAAGGATGTTTCGGCAAACCGATTCGCAACCTTGAAAAACTTCAGCGTACAAGCTTCTGTCGATGGTGAAAACTGGACGACTGTAGCCCGGGATGCATTCGACGCTCAAAAACCGAGACCGACTATCGCAGACTTGCATTACCGTGGATTCGATCTGGAAGAACCGGTTCAGGCGAAATACCTGAAATTTGTAGCGCACAGCGCGCAAGACAATTCAAAAGGGTATGTCCAAGTCGCAGAGCTTCAAGCCTTCTCAGAAGGTAAAGCGAAAATCGAGCCGATCGTGGAGGAACCTACGGAACCATTTGTGACTGAAGGAACGGTCCAAGCGGGTAATGCCGGAACTGGGATCGGCAGCCTGGCAGGGGTTCCTGCGACCCTAGCTGTTACGGAAAATGAATTCGTAACGACGCAAAACCCTGAGCCAGCATCCCAGGGCGTAGATGGATATGTTGTCAGCCTGCCTGAAGAATTTGGTGACGGAATCCACAATTTCATGCTGGAAGGCTCAAGTGAGAGCGATTATGATTACGACGTCTATTTCTACAATGGAAACTTCGAGTTGATCGGTGGCGTCGCAACTGCTGGTGCCAACGAAACCGGCGTGATCCCCGGCGGCACCAAATACGTTTACGTCGGCCTCTACTCTGGCGCCAATGTTCCATTCACATTTACAGCAACAAGCCCATATTAA
- a CDS encoding histidine phosphatase family protein, which yields MEKLFVVRHCKAEGQPPESPLMEEGHNQAEELAEFFSTIQIDRIISSPFTRAQQSIELTAKALKMSVETDDRLSERILSTENHDDWLEKLRHSFVDLSMKLPGGESSQEAMDRAKSLFVELIERSEQNVILVTHGNLMTLLLKHFDDTYGFEEWKQLSNPDVYLVSFKDNDHKLERLWDK from the coding sequence ATGGAAAAACTATTTGTAGTAAGACATTGCAAAGCTGAGGGACAGCCGCCTGAATCCCCGTTAATGGAGGAAGGGCACAACCAGGCAGAGGAACTTGCGGAATTTTTCTCAACGATCCAGATTGACAGGATCATCTCCAGTCCTTTCACACGAGCGCAACAATCAATCGAACTGACGGCAAAAGCCTTGAAGATGTCAGTGGAAACAGATGACCGTCTTTCTGAGCGAATTTTAAGTACGGAAAATCATGATGATTGGCTTGAAAAATTACGCCATTCTTTTGTTGATTTGTCGATGAAATTGCCTGGAGGGGAATCGAGTCAGGAAGCGATGGATCGGGCAAAAAGTTTGTTCGTTGAGCTGATAGAGCGATCAGAACAAAATGTCATTCTCGTCACGCATGGCAATTTGATGACCTTACTGCTGAAGCATTTCGATGATACATACGGTTTTGAAGAATGGAAACAGCTCAGTAACCCGGACGTATACCTGGTTTCATTTAAGGATAATGACCACAAGCTGGAACGGCTATGGGATAAGTAA